A section of the Streptomyces sp. V3I8 genome encodes:
- a CDS encoding DUF6542 domain-containing protein: MEQHRTRPPQSRPSRGGTPLPPQAGRGGTRTARQAGARSGTRSGAKAATRAGAGVPRACAPVSPLVQAVRRFPNPRLTGLGSGLFCTASMFTLACLVQLLFGASIVVYGVLFLPVCALTAVWVRRADLVTAVVAVPIAFAVGLLPIADSDGGFGGRLMGLVTALAMHAGWLYGGTLVAGVIVTVRKARMMTRKAAQRRRTA, translated from the coding sequence GTGGAGCAACACAGAACGCGTCCTCCCCAGTCACGGCCGTCACGCGGCGGCACTCCCCTCCCCCCGCAGGCCGGACGCGGCGGCACCCGTACGGCCCGGCAGGCAGGCGCCCGGTCCGGAACCAGGTCCGGGGCCAAGGCCGCGACCAGGGCCGGGGCCGGTGTCCCGCGGGCCTGCGCGCCCGTCTCACCGCTCGTGCAGGCGGTGCGCCGGTTCCCGAACCCCCGGCTCACCGGGCTGGGCAGCGGGCTGTTCTGCACCGCGTCGATGTTCACGCTGGCCTGCCTGGTCCAGCTGCTCTTCGGGGCGTCGATCGTCGTCTACGGAGTGCTGTTCCTGCCGGTCTGCGCGCTGACCGCGGTGTGGGTGCGGCGGGCCGACCTGGTCACCGCGGTCGTCGCCGTACCGATCGCCTTCGCCGTCGGCCTCCTGCCGATCGCGGACAGCGACGGCGGCTTCGGCGGCCGGCTGATGGGACTCGTCACCGCTCTCGCGATGCACGCGGGGTGGCTGTACGGGGGAACGCTGGTGGCCGGGGTCATCGTGACCGTCCGCAAGGCGCGGATGATGACCCGCAAGGCCGCACAGCGACGCCGTACGGCCTGA
- the ppgK gene encoding polyphosphate--glucose phosphotransferase, translating into MQIFGVDIGGSGIKGAPVDLDRGDLAEERCKVLTPHPATPDAVADGVKEVVGHFGWTGPVGITFPGVVTGGSTIRTAANVDKAWIDTDARALLGDRLGGLPVTVLNDADAAGVAEMEFGAGKGRRGTVFLLTFGTGIGSALFVDGTLVPNTELGHLELNGHDAEKHASTKAKEDHDLSWEHWAHRVQKYLAHVEMLFSPELFIIGGGVSRKAQKFLPLIEGIKAEIVPAQLQNNAGIVGAAMRAAQTK; encoded by the coding sequence ATGCAGATCTTCGGCGTGGACATCGGTGGATCAGGGATCAAGGGCGCTCCCGTGGACCTGGACCGGGGCGACCTGGCGGAGGAGCGCTGCAAGGTGCTCACGCCGCACCCGGCGACACCCGACGCGGTGGCGGACGGGGTGAAGGAGGTCGTCGGCCACTTCGGCTGGACGGGCCCGGTCGGGATCACCTTCCCCGGCGTGGTCACCGGCGGCTCCACCATCCGTACCGCGGCCAATGTGGACAAGGCCTGGATCGACACCGACGCGCGCGCCCTGCTCGGCGACCGCCTGGGCGGCCTCCCGGTGACCGTGCTGAACGACGCGGACGCGGCGGGCGTCGCGGAGATGGAGTTCGGCGCCGGCAAGGGCCGCCGGGGCACGGTCTTCCTCCTCACCTTCGGTACGGGGATCGGCAGCGCCCTCTTCGTGGACGGCACCCTCGTTCCGAACACGGAGCTGGGCCACCTCGAGTTGAACGGCCACGACGCGGAGAAGCACGCCTCCACGAAGGCCAAGGAGGACCACGACCTCTCCTGGGAGCACTGGGCGCACCGCGTCCAGAAGTACCTCGCCCACGTGGAGATGCTCTTCTCGCCGGAGCTGTTCATCATCGGCGGCGGTGTCAGCCGCAAGGCGCAGAAGTTCCTGCCGCTGATCGAGGGCATCAAGGCGGAGATCGTGCCGGCCCAGCTGCAGAACAACGCGGGGATCGTGGGCGCGGCGATGCGGGCGGCGCAGACGAAGTAG
- a CDS encoding 4-hydroxy-3-methylbut-2-enyl diphosphate reductase: protein MTASTGRRVLLAAPRGYCAGVDRAVIAVEKALEQYGAPIYVRHEIVHNKYVVQTLEKKGAIFVERTAEVPEGSIVMFSAHGVAPVVHDEAAAGRLATIDATCPLVTKVHKEAVRFADEDYDILLIGHEGHEEVIGTSGEAPDHITLVDGPGDVAKVEVRDPSRVVWLSQTTLSVDETMETVDALKEKFPQLISPPSDDICYATQNRQLAVKQMGEQADLVIVVGSRNSSNSVRLVEVAKLAGAREAYLVDFADEIDASWLEGVTTVGVTSGASVPEILVEQVLEYLTTHGFEDVELVKAAEESITFSLPKELRRDLRAEAAALVAERTGTTPSGA from the coding sequence ATGACTGCTTCGACCGGCCGCCGCGTCCTGCTCGCCGCCCCCCGTGGCTACTGCGCGGGAGTCGACCGTGCCGTGATCGCCGTCGAGAAGGCCCTGGAGCAGTACGGGGCCCCGATCTACGTCCGCCATGAGATCGTCCACAACAAATACGTCGTGCAGACCCTGGAGAAGAAGGGTGCGATCTTCGTCGAACGGACGGCGGAGGTCCCCGAGGGGTCCATCGTCATGTTCTCGGCGCACGGCGTCGCCCCGGTCGTCCACGACGAGGCCGCGGCCGGCCGGCTCGCCACCATCGACGCGACGTGCCCGCTGGTCACCAAGGTCCACAAGGAAGCCGTCCGGTTCGCGGACGAGGACTACGACATCCTCCTCATCGGCCACGAGGGCCACGAGGAGGTCATCGGCACGTCCGGTGAGGCGCCCGACCACATCACGCTGGTCGACGGCCCCGGCGACGTGGCCAAGGTCGAGGTCCGCGACCCGTCCAGGGTCGTCTGGCTCTCCCAGACGACGCTGTCGGTCGACGAGACCATGGAGACGGTGGACGCCCTCAAGGAGAAGTTCCCGCAGCTCATCTCCCCGCCGAGCGACGACATCTGCTACGCCACGCAGAACCGTCAGCTCGCGGTGAAGCAGATGGGTGAGCAGGCGGACCTCGTCATCGTGGTCGGCTCGCGCAACTCCTCCAACTCCGTACGGCTCGTCGAGGTCGCCAAGCTCGCGGGCGCGCGGGAGGCGTACCTGGTGGACTTCGCCGACGAGATCGACGCGAGCTGGCTGGAGGGCGTCACGACGGTGGGCGTCACCTCCGGTGCCTCGGTGCCGGAGATCCTCGTCGAGCAGGTCCTGGAGTACCTCACCACCCACGGCTTCGAGGACGTCGAACTGGTCAAGGCGGCCGAGGAGTCCATCACGTTCTCGCTGCCCAAGGAGCTGCGCCGCGATCTGCGCGCGGAGGCCGCCGCCCTGGTCGCGGAGCGCACCGGAACCACCCCCTCGGGCGCGTGA
- a CDS encoding APC family permease — protein sequence MSHSEPPAGAADGKQGPAEQGHAEQGHGEQELRRSLGFRDLVVYGLLFIAPMAPVGVFGTLDAKSHGAVALVYVVATVAMAFTAFSYAQMVRVVPRAGSVFAYARVGLGREAGFVAGWMAMLDYLLIPAVAYLFSGIAMNSLVPGVSRWVWTAVAVVVTTLLNLWGVRTAARVGFLVLALEVVVLLVFVVSAVVVLARDGAQRGWLSPLAGDGSQGAFALSAVLGGVSIAVLSYLGFDAIASFAEEVTGGSEKVARAVLFCLALAGVLFVAQAYLIALLEPVSSAQLAADPVGQGSAFYDAVDASVGTWLHDLVAVSKAIGAAFAALAGQAAAGRLLFAMSRERRLPRALSRTDSGVPRAALVCAAVITLVAAVWAARRDDGMDRLVSVVDIGALTAFTLLHASVVGWFAVRRRGGPVVWWRHVLVPVVGAGITVLVILEASGAAQVVGAVWFVVGVVVLVVQRGRAPAAG from the coding sequence ATGTCCCACTCGGAACCACCGGCCGGCGCGGCCGACGGGAAACAGGGCCCCGCGGAACAGGGGCACGCGGAACAGGGGCACGGGGAACAAGAACTGCGGCGCAGTCTCGGCTTCCGTGACCTGGTCGTGTACGGGCTGCTGTTCATCGCCCCCATGGCACCGGTCGGTGTCTTCGGCACCCTCGACGCCAAGTCCCACGGGGCGGTCGCGCTGGTCTACGTCGTCGCCACGGTCGCGATGGCGTTCACCGCCTTCAGTTACGCGCAGATGGTGCGGGTCGTCCCCCGGGCGGGCTCGGTGTTCGCCTACGCGCGCGTGGGGCTCGGCAGGGAGGCGGGGTTCGTCGCCGGCTGGATGGCGATGCTGGACTACCTCCTCATCCCGGCGGTGGCGTACCTCTTCTCCGGGATCGCCATGAACTCCCTGGTCCCCGGCGTCTCCCGGTGGGTGTGGACGGCGGTCGCGGTCGTCGTCACGACGCTGCTGAACCTGTGGGGCGTACGGACCGCCGCGCGCGTCGGTTTCCTCGTGCTCGCGCTGGAGGTCGTGGTCCTGCTCGTCTTCGTCGTGTCGGCGGTCGTGGTCCTCGCGCGCGACGGGGCGCAGCGGGGGTGGCTGTCGCCCCTCGCCGGGGACGGCTCCCAGGGGGCGTTCGCCCTGTCCGCGGTGCTCGGCGGCGTGTCGATCGCCGTGCTGTCGTACCTCGGTTTCGACGCGATCGCCTCCTTCGCGGAGGAGGTCACCGGTGGTTCGGAGAAGGTCGCGCGGGCGGTGCTGTTCTGTCTCGCCCTCGCCGGTGTGCTGTTCGTCGCGCAGGCGTACCTGATCGCCCTGCTGGAGCCGGTGTCGTCGGCGCAGCTCGCCGCGGATCCGGTCGGGCAGGGGTCGGCGTTCTACGACGCCGTGGACGCCTCGGTCGGTACCTGGCTGCACGACCTGGTGGCGGTGAGCAAGGCGATCGGGGCGGCGTTCGCCGCGCTGGCCGGGCAGGCGGCGGCGGGGCGGCTGCTGTTCGCGATGTCCCGGGAGCGGCGGCTGCCGCGGGCGCTGTCCCGGACGGACTCCGGGGTGCCGCGGGCCGCGCTGGTCTGCGCCGCCGTGATCACCCTGGTGGCGGCGGTGTGGGCCGCGCGGCGGGACGACGGGATGGACCGTCTGGTGTCGGTGGTCGACATCGGGGCGCTGACCGCCTTCACGCTGCTGCACGCGAGCGTGGTGGGGTGGTTCGCCGTGCGGCGGCGGGGCGGGCCCGTGGTGTGGTGGCGGCATGTGCTGGTGCCCGTCGTGGGAGCGGGGATCACCGTGCTGGTGATCCTCGAGGCGTCCGGGGCGGCGCAGGTGGTGGGGGCGGTGTGGTTCGTGGTGGGGGTGGTGGTGCTGGTGGTTCAGCGGGGGCGGGCGCCCGCGGCGGGCTGA
- the xseA gene encoding exodeoxyribonuclease VII large subunit, whose translation MALNTSADAPLPVGEVSRLIGGWIDRLGAVWVEGQITQLSRRPGAGVVFLTLRDPSHDISVSVTCYRQVFDAVADVVGEGARVVVQAKPEWYAPRGQLSLRATEIKPVGVGELLARLEQLKKSLTAEGLFAPERKKPLPFLPQLVGLVTGRASAAERDVLENARRRWPAVRFEVRNVAVQGVHAVPQVVQAVKELDALDEVDVIIVARGGGSVEDLLPFSDEQLVRAVASCRTPVVSAIGHEPDNPLLDHVADLRASTPTDAAKKVVPDVGEEYERVRFLRDRARRCVGALVEREERGLAHALARPSMEDPHRMVDERADQVSALLDRGRRTLGHLLDRADSELTHTHARVVALSPAATLERGYAVLQKSDGHAVRSADEVTADEPLRARVATGEFTVRVDVRGRP comes from the coding sequence ATGGCTCTCAATACGTCCGCCGACGCCCCCCTGCCCGTCGGTGAGGTGTCGCGGCTCATCGGGGGATGGATCGACCGGCTCGGCGCGGTGTGGGTCGAGGGGCAGATCACCCAGCTGTCACGGCGCCCGGGCGCCGGAGTCGTCTTCCTGACGCTGCGCGATCCGTCGCACGACATCTCCGTGAGCGTGACCTGCTACCGGCAGGTGTTCGACGCCGTCGCCGACGTGGTGGGCGAGGGCGCCCGGGTCGTCGTCCAGGCGAAGCCCGAGTGGTACGCGCCGCGCGGGCAGTTGTCGCTCCGGGCCACCGAGATCAAGCCCGTGGGTGTCGGCGAACTGCTCGCCCGGCTGGAGCAGCTGAAGAAGTCCCTCACCGCGGAGGGGCTCTTCGCACCCGAGCGCAAGAAGCCGCTGCCGTTCCTGCCCCAGCTCGTCGGGCTGGTCACCGGTCGCGCCTCCGCCGCCGAGCGGGACGTCCTGGAGAACGCGCGCCGCCGCTGGCCCGCCGTCCGCTTCGAGGTGCGCAACGTCGCCGTGCAGGGAGTCCACGCGGTTCCCCAGGTCGTCCAGGCCGTGAAGGAGCTGGACGCGCTCGACGAGGTCGACGTGATCATCGTGGCGCGCGGCGGCGGCAGCGTGGAGGACCTGCTCCCGTTCTCGGACGAGCAGCTCGTACGGGCGGTCGCGTCCTGCCGTACCCCGGTGGTGTCCGCCATCGGCCACGAGCCCGACAACCCGCTCCTGGACCACGTGGCCGACCTGCGCGCCTCCACCCCCACCGACGCCGCGAAGAAGGTCGTACCGGACGTCGGCGAGGAGTACGAGCGCGTCCGGTTCCTGCGGGACCGGGCCCGCAGGTGTGTCGGGGCCCTCGTCGAGCGCGAGGAGCGGGGCCTCGCGCATGCGCTGGCCCGCCCCTCGATGGAGGACCCTCACCGGATGGTGGACGAGCGGGCCGACCAGGTCTCCGCGCTCCTGGACCGCGGCCGCCGTACGCTCGGTCACCTCCTGGACCGGGCCGACTCGGAGCTGACGCACACGCACGCACGCGTGGTGGCCCTCTCCCCCGCCGCGACCCTCGAACGGGGGTACGCGGTCCTGCAGAAGTCCGACGGCCACGCCGTCCGCTCCGCGGACGAGGTGACGGCGGACGAGCCCCTGCGGGCGCGGGTCGCCACGGGCGAGTTCACGGTACGGGTCGATGTCCGAGGCAGACCCTAG
- a CDS encoding exodeoxyribonuclease VII small subunit, protein MTSTTDETLGYEQARDELIEVVRRLETGGTTLEESLALWERGEELAKVCRRWLDGARARLDAALAEEAESGEEQNEE, encoded by the coding sequence ATGACCAGCACAACGGACGAGACGCTCGGGTACGAACAGGCGCGGGACGAGCTCATCGAGGTCGTACGCCGCCTGGAGACGGGCGGTACGACGCTCGAGGAGTCGCTGGCCCTGTGGGAGCGGGGCGAGGAACTGGCGAAGGTGTGCCGGCGCTGGCTGGACGGCGCCCGCGCCCGCCTCGACGCGGCGCTGGCCGAGGAGGCGGAGTCGGGCGAGGAGCAGAACGAGGAGTAA
- a CDS encoding malonic semialdehyde reductase: protein MSLVLDPAAQDLLFREARTANAFTDEPVTDEQVQAIYDLVKYGPTAFNQSPLRITLVRSPEARERLVQHMSEGNQPKTAAAPLVAILSADNEFHDELPYLLPHFPQAKDLFFAERPSREGAATLNAALQAAYFIIGVRAAGLAAGPMTGYDPAGVQKEFLDGDHTPLMVVNIGRPAENAWFPRSPRLEFDQVVTTV, encoded by the coding sequence ATGTCTCTCGTCCTTGACCCCGCCGCCCAGGACCTGCTGTTCCGCGAGGCCCGTACCGCCAACGCCTTCACCGACGAGCCGGTGACCGACGAGCAGGTGCAGGCGATCTACGACCTGGTCAAGTACGGCCCGACCGCCTTCAACCAGTCGCCGCTGCGCATCACCCTGGTCCGCTCCCCCGAGGCCCGTGAGCGCCTGGTGCAGCACATGTCCGAGGGCAACCAGCCGAAGACGGCCGCCGCCCCGCTCGTCGCGATCCTGTCCGCGGACAACGAGTTCCACGACGAGCTGCCGTACCTCCTCCCGCACTTCCCGCAGGCCAAGGACCTCTTCTTCGCCGAGCGCCCCTCCCGTGAGGGTGCCGCCACGCTCAACGCCGCGCTGCAGGCCGCGTACTTCATCATCGGTGTCCGCGCCGCCGGCCTGGCCGCCGGTCCGATGACGGGCTACGACCCCGCGGGCGTGCAGAAGGAGTTCCTCGACGGCGACCACACCCCGCTGATGGTGGTCAACATCGGCCGGCCCGCCGAGAACGCCTGGTTCCCGCGCTCCCCGCGCCTGGAGTTCGACCAGGTCGTCACGACGGTCTGA
- a CDS encoding DUF4245 domain-containing protein, with the protein MAGTKGKQSVRDMVLSLGLIGIVAGFIYVFIPKDDSEPPLERVDYRVELLTARRAAAYPVAAPEGLPAQWKATSVRFRGDDSDAWHLGFHDPDGEYVAIEQSTQKPVTFIEQASQGAEETNVSQRIGDKSWKRYKGGKYDALVLREKNSTTVVAGTASFAELTRMAQALKTS; encoded by the coding sequence GTGGCAGGTACGAAAGGCAAGCAGTCGGTCCGGGACATGGTGCTGTCCCTGGGCCTGATCGGCATCGTCGCGGGCTTCATCTACGTCTTCATCCCCAAGGACGACTCGGAGCCCCCTCTCGAGCGGGTCGACTACCGCGTGGAACTCCTCACGGCGCGGCGTGCCGCCGCCTATCCGGTGGCGGCGCCCGAAGGGCTGCCCGCGCAGTGGAAGGCGACCTCCGTGCGGTTCCGGGGGGACGACTCCGACGCGTGGCACCTCGGTTTCCACGACCCCGACGGGGAGTACGTGGCGATCGAGCAGTCCACTCAGAAGCCGGTCACGTTCATCGAGCAGGCCAGTCAGGGCGCCGAGGAGACGAACGTCTCGCAGCGCATCGGCGACAAGTCCTGGAAGCGGTACAAGGGCGGGAAGTACGACGCCCTGGTGCTGCGGGAGAAGAACTCCACGACCGTGGTCGCGGGCACCGCCTCGTTCGCGGAGCTGACGAGGATGGCGCAGGCGCTGAAGACGTCGTGA
- the glpX gene encoding class II fructose-bisphosphatase, producing MTEHHLPSELEVPSEAPDRNLALELVRVTEAAAMAAGRWVGRGDKNGADGAAVRAMRTLVSTVSMNGVVVIGEGEKDEAPMLFNGEHVGDGTGPECDIAVDPIDGTTLTAAGMTNAIAVLAAADRGTMFDPSAVFYMDKLVTGPEAADFVDINAPVSVNIRRVAKAKRVTPEDVTVVVLDRPRHDGIIQEIRETGARIKLITDGDVAGSILALREGTGIDLLLGIGGTPEGIISACAVKCLGGTIQGKLWPKDDEERARAVDAGHDLDRVLLTDDLVSGENVFFVATGITDGELLRGVRYRPETATTDSIVMRSKSGTVRQINSEHRLAKLRAYSAIDFDRAK from the coding sequence ATGACCGAGCATCACTTGCCGTCCGAACTCGAGGTCCCTTCCGAGGCCCCCGACCGCAACCTCGCTCTCGAACTCGTCCGGGTCACCGAGGCCGCCGCGATGGCCGCCGGCCGCTGGGTCGGCCGCGGCGACAAGAACGGCGCCGACGGCGCCGCGGTACGGGCCATGCGCACCCTCGTCTCCACCGTCTCGATGAACGGCGTCGTCGTCATCGGTGAGGGTGAGAAGGACGAGGCCCCGATGCTCTTCAACGGAGAGCACGTCGGGGACGGGACGGGTCCCGAGTGCGACATCGCCGTCGACCCGATCGACGGGACCACGCTCACCGCGGCGGGCATGACCAACGCGATCGCCGTGCTGGCCGCCGCCGACCGCGGCACCATGTTCGACCCGTCCGCGGTGTTCTACATGGACAAGCTGGTCACCGGCCCGGAGGCCGCCGACTTCGTCGACATCAACGCCCCGGTGTCCGTGAACATCCGCCGGGTCGCCAAGGCCAAGCGCGTCACGCCCGAGGACGTCACGGTCGTCGTCCTCGACCGGCCGCGCCACGACGGCATCATCCAGGAGATCCGGGAGACCGGCGCGCGCATCAAGCTCATCACCGACGGCGACGTCGCGGGCTCGATCCTGGCGCTGCGCGAGGGCACCGGCATCGACCTGCTGCTCGGCATCGGCGGCACGCCCGAGGGCATCATCTCGGCCTGCGCCGTGAAGTGCCTCGGCGGCACGATCCAGGGCAAGCTGTGGCCCAAGGACGACGAGGAGCGGGCGCGGGCGGTGGACGCGGGGCACGACCTGGACCGGGTGCTGCTCACCGACGACCTGGTGTCCGGCGAGAACGTGTTCTTCGTGGCGACCGGGATCACCGACGGCGAACTGCTGCGGGGGGTCCGGTACCGGCCCGAGACCGCCACGACCGACTCGATCGTGATGCGGTCGAAGTCGGGGACGGTGCGGCAGATCAACTCCGAGCACCGGCTGGCGAAGCTCCGCGCCTACAGCGCGATCGACTTCGACCGGGCGAAGTGA
- a CDS encoding WhiB family transcriptional regulator: MLHPPHQSLQVAAVPPQPVPVRERDQDAPWHTEAVCRRDEAGLFFAPSKEPTAARLSREDAAKRVCARCPVMVECREHALLQPEPYGVWGGLTAAERRVALARRRRRELELQQTARAAGTIAAAG, encoded by the coding sequence GTGCTGCATCCGCCGCATCAGTCTCTGCAGGTCGCCGCCGTTCCACCCCAGCCGGTGCCGGTGCGCGAGAGGGACCAGGACGCCCCCTGGCACACGGAGGCCGTGTGCCGCCGCGACGAGGCCGGGCTGTTCTTCGCACCTTCGAAAGAACCCACCGCGGCCAGGCTGTCCCGCGAGGATGCCGCGAAGCGGGTCTGCGCGCGCTGTCCCGTGATGGTCGAATGCCGGGAGCACGCGCTGCTGCAACCCGAGCCGTACGGGGTCTGGGGCGGCCTCACCGCCGCCGAGCGCCGCGTGGCCCTGGCCCGGCGCCGCAGGCGCGAGCTGGAACTGCAGCAGACGGCCCGCGCGGCGGGGACGATAGCCGCGGCCGGCTAG
- a CDS encoding DUF1707 domain-containing protein, whose product MDLQKHTEPDLRKHTDLRASDADRDRTADILREALAEGRLTAEEHAERVEEVFRAKTVGELEPLVRDLPAGHGPHSSAAFAAAPSRPAPGAIPSVADENVVAVFSAAVRKGRWRVGRRTHAYAIFGSVEIDLSEAIFEHQHVVIKAVSVFGSVEIRVPENVSMRGSGGGVLGTFEVDTLDSGEQDAPVVYVDGLAVLGSIEAKPRRGKLIEDILDRVGDRLNAKLRRHLGH is encoded by the coding sequence GTGGACCTTCAGAAGCACACCGAGCCCGACCTTCGCAAGCACACCGACCTCCGCGCCTCCGACGCGGACCGCGACCGGACCGCGGACATCCTGCGCGAGGCCCTGGCGGAGGGCCGGCTCACCGCGGAGGAGCACGCGGAGCGGGTGGAGGAGGTCTTCCGCGCGAAGACCGTGGGCGAGCTGGAACCGCTGGTGCGGGACCTGCCCGCGGGCCACGGGCCCCACTCGTCGGCCGCGTTCGCGGCGGCCCCCAGCCGCCCCGCCCCGGGCGCGATCCCCTCGGTCGCCGACGAGAACGTGGTGGCGGTGTTCAGCGCGGCCGTCCGCAAGGGCCGCTGGCGCGTGGGGCGCCGCACGCACGCGTACGCGATCTTCGGCAGCGTGGAGATAGATCTCAGTGAGGCGATCTTCGAGCATCAGCATGTCGTGATCAAGGCGGTCTCGGTGTTCGGCAGCGTCGAGATCCGCGTCCCGGAGAACGTGTCGATGCGCGGCAGCGGCGGCGGGGTCCTCGGCACCTTCGAGGTGGACACGCTGGACTCCGGTGAACAGGACGCGCCCGTGGTGTACGTGGACGGGCTGGCCGTGCTGGGGAGCATCGAGGCGAAGCCCAGGAGGGGCAAGCTGATCGAGGACATCCTCGACCGCGTCGGCGACCGGTTGAACGCCAAGTTGCGCAGGCACCTGGGGCATTGA
- a CDS encoding fumarate hydratase translates to MPEFEYTDLLPQGEDTTPYRLVTSEGVSTFEADGRTFLKVEPEALRTLAAEAIHDIQHYLRPAHLAQLRRIIDDPEASGNDKFVALDLLKNANIAAAGVLPMCQDTGTAIVMGKRGQNVLTAGGDEAALSHGIHDAYLNLNLRYSQMAPLTMWEEKNTGSNLPAQIELYATDGGAYKFLFMAKGGGSANKSFLYQETKAVLNEASMMKFLEEKIRSLGTAACPPYHLAIVVGGTSAEYALKTAKYASAHYLDEIPAEGSPLGHGFRDKDLEEKVFGLTQRIGIGAQFGGKYFCHDVRVVRLPRHGASCPVAIAVSCSADRQAVAKITAEGVFLEQLETDPARFLPDTTDEHLDEAGDVVRIDLNQPMDDILAELTKYPVKTRLSLSGPLVVARDIAHAKIKERLDAGEEMPQYLKDHPVYYAGPAKTPEGYASGSFGPTTAGRMDSYVEQFQAAGGSRVMLAKGNRSQQVTDACEAHGGFYLGSIGGPAARLAQDCIKKVEVVEYEELGMEAVWRIEVEDFPAFVVVDDKGNDFFKDPAPAPTFTSIPVRGPGLG, encoded by the coding sequence ATGCCTGAGTTCGAGTACACCGATCTGCTCCCCCAGGGAGAGGACACCACCCCGTACCGGCTGGTGACCTCCGAGGGTGTCTCCACCTTCGAGGCCGACGGGCGCACGTTCCTCAAGGTGGAGCCCGAGGCGCTGCGCACGCTGGCCGCCGAGGCGATCCACGACATCCAGCACTACCTGCGGCCCGCGCACCTCGCGCAGCTGCGGCGCATCATCGACGACCCGGAGGCCTCCGGCAACGACAAGTTCGTCGCGCTGGACCTCCTGAAGAACGCGAACATCGCCGCCGCCGGTGTGCTGCCCATGTGCCAGGACACCGGCACGGCGATCGTGATGGGCAAGCGCGGCCAGAACGTGCTCACGGCGGGCGGCGACGAGGCGGCCCTGTCCCACGGCATCCACGACGCGTACCTGAACCTGAACCTGCGCTACTCGCAGATGGCTCCGCTCACCATGTGGGAGGAGAAGAACACCGGCTCCAACCTGCCCGCCCAGATCGAGCTGTACGCGACCGACGGCGGCGCCTACAAGTTCCTCTTCATGGCCAAGGGCGGCGGCTCGGCCAACAAGTCGTTCCTCTACCAGGAGACGAAGGCCGTCCTGAACGAGGCCTCCATGATGAAGTTCCTGGAGGAGAAGATCCGCTCGCTCGGCACGGCCGCCTGCCCGCCGTACCACCTGGCGATCGTCGTCGGCGGCACGAGCGCGGAGTACGCCCTGAAGACGGCGAAGTACGCGTCCGCGCACTACCTGGACGAGATTCCGGCCGAGGGTTCGCCGCTCGGGCACGGCTTCCGGGACAAGGACCTGGAGGAGAAGGTCTTCGGGCTGACGCAGCGGATCGGGATCGGCGCGCAGTTCGGCGGCAAGTACTTCTGCCACGACGTGCGCGTGGTGCGCCTGCCGCGGCACGGCGCGTCCTGCCCGGTCGCGATCGCCGTCTCCTGCTCGGCCGACCGCCAGGCCGTTGCGAAGATCACCGCGGAGGGCGTCTTCCTGGAGCAGCTGGAGACGGACCCTGCGCGGTTCCTGCCCGACACGACGGACGAGCACCTCGACGAGGCCGGTGACGTCGTGCGCATCGACCTGAACCAGCCGATGGACGACATCCTGGCCGAGCTGACCAAGTACCCCGTCAAGACCCGGCTGTCCCTCTCCGGGCCGCTCGTCGTGGCCCGTGACATCGCGCACGCGAAGATCAAGGAGCGGCTGGACGCGGGTGAGGAGATGCCGCAGTACCTGAAGGACCACCCGGTGTACTACGCGGGGCCGGCGAAGACCCCCGAGGGGTACGCGTCCGGGTCCTTCGGGCCGACCACGGCCGGGCGCATGGACTCCTACGTGGAGCAGTTCCAGGCCGCGGGCGGGTCCCGGGTGATGCTGGCCAAGGGGAACCGGTCGCAGCAGGTCACGGACGCGTGCGAGGCCCACGGCGGCTTCTACCTGGGCTCCATCGGCGGGCCGGCCGCGCGGCTGGCCCAGGACTGCATCAAGAAGGTCGAGGTCGTCGAGTACGAGGAGCTCGGGATGGAGGCCGTGTGGAGGATCGAGGTGGAGGACTTCCCGGCGTTCGTCGTGGTCGACGACAAGGGCAACGACTTCTTCAAGGACCCGGCGCCGGCGCCGACGTTCACGTCGATCCCCGTGCGGGGGCCCGGGCTGGGCTAG